In Mytilus edulis chromosome 4, xbMytEdul2.2, whole genome shotgun sequence, the following proteins share a genomic window:
- the LOC139519795 gene encoding delayed-rectifier potassium channel regulatory subunit KCNS2-like has product MDRFFINVSGTKFEISKAALLTQPDTRLGKIALSTSTSEKKELYFDRPATAFESILTFYQTRKLHMPPNLCPNSFKEELDFWQIDYEFLDKCCLYSFIQFMDMHTARIEFQHEQNETLSKTVVSKCSAMKNRVWKIIDYHETTLLSKLYLIVGITIVLLSVGVLALSTLSTFRSPVPLCEAFKYMSFGEAECNIATAYADQDCNTLKAKYKEDEFFMYYMDPSFYDDDQTNISNNDSLKQKFEQFLARNHTGVTQKSKMFVKIDHFFTAFFTAEFLLRLFVCPNVKAFFKSILNLIEMFILVGTYVVIAISNSKLRPTCTDLMSVIEDFMDFIKMIRVIRLLRYCQNLAAVRVLTFSIKKNVKDLILLFFHISLIVLIFGNIVYLSEDRHNIDSIPQGWWLGVITITTVGFGDVVPTSVAGKIICSACALCGILTLALLTSIFVETFMSLYGVAQIDTVPKEDRIRRWDHYSKKNRGNGRPDFIDIKKTKI; this is encoded by the exons ATGGATAGatttttcataaatgtttctgGAACCAAATTTGAAATCAGCAAGGCAGCGCTGTTGACACAACCTGATACTCGTTTAGGGAAGATTGCTTTATCAACGTCTACTTCTGAAAAGAAAGAGCTATATTTTGATCGACCTGCAACAGCATTTGAATCTATTTTGACTTTTTACCAGACTCGGAAACTGCATATGCCACCAAACTTATGTCCAAACTCGTTCAAGGAAGAATTAGATTTTTGGCAGATTGACTATGAATTCTTAGACAAATGCTGTTTATATTCGTTCATTCAATTTATGGATATGCACACAGCTAGAATAGAATTCCAGCATGAACAGAATGAAACTTTATCGAAGACTGTGGTATCGAAATGTTCAGCAATGAAGAACCGTGTTTGGAAAATTATAGACTACCATGAGACAACATTGTTATCGAAG ttgTACCTCATAGTTGGGATAACTATCGTGTTACTATCAGTGGGAGTATTGGCCTTAAGTACGTTGTCGACCTTCAGAAGTCCTGTTCCACTTTGTGAGGCTTTTAAATATATGTCATTTGGGGAGGCAGAATGCAACATTGCCACAGCATACGCAGACCAAGACTGCAACACGCTAAAAGCGAAGTATAAGGAAGATGAATTCTTCATGTACTATATGGATCCGTCTTTTTATGACGATGACCAAACAAATATCAGTAATAATGATTCTCTTAAACAAAAATTCGAACAATTTCTTGCAAGAAATCATACAGGAGTTACTCAAAAATCCAAAATGTTTGTGAAAATTGACCACTTTTTTACAGCATTCTTTACAGCTGAATTTTTGCTAAGGCTGTTTGTGTGTCCCAATGTGAAAGCTTTTTTCAAAAGTATCCTCAATTTGATTGAAATGTTCATTTTAGTAGGAACATACGTCGTTATAGcgatttcaaattcaaaattaagaCCTACATGTACTGATTTAATGAGTGTCATTGAAGATTTCATGGATTTTATCAAGATGATTAGAGTTATCCGGCTGTTGCGATATTGTCAAAATTTGGCAGCAGTTCGCGTGCTTACCTTTTCGATAAAGAAAAATGTGAAAGATCTTATCCTACTTTTCTTTCATATATCTCTTATTGTGTTGATCTTTGGAAACATAGTGTACCTGTCTGAGGATAGACACAACATCGATAGTATACCACAAGGGTGGTGGCTTGGGGTTATAACTATAACAACGGTTGGCTTTGGTGATGTGGTCCCAACATCTGTTGCTGGAAAGATCATATGCTCCGCCTGCGCTTTATGTGGTATATTGACTCTTGCACTGCTAACTTCTATATTTGTTGAAACATTCATGTCCTTATATGGTGTAGCACAGATTGACACGGTACCAAAAGAAGATCGTATCAGAAGGTGGGATCATTATTCTAAGAAAAATAGAGGAAATGGACGTCCAGATTTCATTGACATAAAGAAAACAAAGATTTGA